The proteins below come from a single Pseudomonas sp. MYb118 genomic window:
- a CDS encoding LysR family transcriptional regulator, whose product MNPFEDMRIFCQVMDSGSFTAAADQLGLSKQFVSRRLMQLEERLGVRLLNRSTRRLDVTPLGQSYYESAMRLLGEVEQVEQGIAGQTTEPRGSIRLSAPLSFALAHLGCLLPLFLQRYRDVTVEVDLSDRPVDLLGEGYDLALRIGVLEDSTLIARRIAVIQRVYCASPAYLAERGTPLKPEDLHNHDCLPYGHGRQVQWRFAGPGKPLTVNVAGRMRVNNGEVLRDAAVAGMGITYLPTFIVGGALKEERLVPVLEDYQPEPLVLSAVYPQHRQSSRPVQALIEFLRERLDGVEGGL is encoded by the coding sequence ATGAACCCGTTCGAAGACATGCGTATTTTTTGCCAGGTCATGGACTCCGGCAGCTTTACCGCCGCGGCCGATCAGTTGGGCCTGTCCAAGCAGTTCGTCAGCCGACGCCTGATGCAGCTCGAAGAGCGCCTGGGCGTGCGCCTGCTCAACCGCTCGACACGGCGCCTGGACGTGACGCCCCTGGGCCAGAGCTATTACGAATCGGCCATGCGCCTGCTGGGCGAAGTGGAGCAGGTGGAGCAGGGCATTGCCGGGCAGACCACCGAGCCACGCGGCAGCATTCGCCTGAGTGCGCCGCTGTCGTTTGCCCTGGCGCATCTGGGCTGCCTGCTGCCGTTGTTTTTGCAGCGCTATCGCGACGTCACCGTGGAAGTGGATTTGAGCGACCGGCCCGTGGACCTGCTGGGCGAGGGCTATGACCTGGCGCTGCGCATTGGCGTGCTTGAGGATTCGACGCTGATCGCCCGGCGCATTGCCGTGATCCAGCGGGTGTACTGCGCCAGCCCTGCGTACCTGGCCGAGCGGGGGACGCCGCTCAAGCCTGAAGACCTGCACAACCATGACTGCCTGCCCTATGGCCATGGGCGCCAGGTGCAATGGCGCTTTGCCGGGCCGGGCAAGCCGTTGACGGTCAACGTCGCCGGGCGCATGCGCGTCAACAACGGTGAAGTGCTCAGGGATGCGGCGGTGGCCGGGATGGGCATTACCTACCTGCCGACGTTCATTGTCGGTGGGGCGCTGAAGGAAGAGCGGCTGGTGCCGGTGCTGGAGGATTACCAGCCCGAGCCGTTGGTGCTGTCGGCGGTGTACCCGCAGCATCGCCAGAGTTCGCGACCGGTGCAGGCGCTGATCGAGTTTTTGCGCGAGCGGCTGGATGGGGTGGAAGGCGGTCTATAG
- the gspG gene encoding type II secretion system major pseudopilin GspG encodes MKQQLSCALRGRPVRTQRGFTLLELLVVLVVLGLLAGIVAPKYFAQLGRSEVKVAKAQIEGLGKALDLYRLEVGHYPSTEQGLQALVTAPSDETRWTGPYLQKKLPLDPWGRSYTYRYPGENAEYDLLSMGKDGQPGGDGENAEITSWQ; translated from the coding sequence ATGAAACAGCAACTGTCTTGCGCCCTTCGCGGGCGTCCAGTGCGAACCCAGCGTGGGTTCACCCTGCTCGAATTGTTGGTGGTGCTGGTGGTACTCGGGCTGTTGGCCGGGATCGTCGCACCGAAATATTTTGCCCAGCTCGGCCGTTCCGAAGTGAAAGTGGCCAAGGCGCAAATCGAAGGCCTGGGCAAGGCCCTGGACTTGTACCGCCTGGAGGTCGGCCACTATCCGTCGACCGAACAGGGCTTGCAGGCACTGGTCACCGCGCCCAGTGACGAAACGCGCTGGACCGGCCCGTACCTGCAGAAAAAACTGCCGCTGGACCCCTGGGGTCGCAGCTACACCTACCGCTACCCCGGCGAAAATGCCGAATACGACCTGCTGTCCATGGGCAAGGACGGCCAACCCGGCGGCGACGGCGAAAACGCCGAAATCACCAGTTGGCAATGA
- the ycaC gene encoding isochorismate family cysteine hydrolase YcaC, which yields MSNVPYKRLNKDDAVVLLVDHQTGLISLVQDFSPNEFKNNVLALADCAKFFNLPTILTTSFESGPNGPLVPELKEMFPDAPYIARPGQINAWDNEDFVKAIKATGRKQLIIAGVVTDVCVAFPTLCALEEGFDVFVVTDASGTFNDVVQQAAWARMTAAGAQLVNWFAVACELQRDWRNDMEGLANLLSQRIPNYRNLMNSYSAFTAK from the coding sequence ATGAGCAACGTTCCGTACAAACGCCTGAACAAAGACGATGCGGTTGTCCTGCTGGTCGACCACCAGACCGGCCTGATCTCGCTGGTGCAGGATTTCTCGCCGAACGAGTTCAAGAACAACGTCCTGGCCCTGGCCGACTGCGCCAAGTTCTTCAACCTGCCAACCATCCTGACCACCAGCTTCGAATCCGGCCCGAACGGCCCGCTGGTGCCAGAGCTGAAAGAAATGTTCCCGGATGCGCCGTACATCGCTCGTCCAGGCCAGATCAATGCCTGGGACAACGAAGACTTCGTCAAGGCGATCAAGGCGACCGGTCGCAAGCAACTGATCATCGCTGGCGTTGTGACTGACGTCTGCGTGGCGTTCCCGACCCTTTGCGCCCTGGAAGAAGGCTTCGACGTTTTCGTCGTGACCGACGCTTCCGGTACTTTCAACGACGTCGTCCAGCAAGCTGCATGGGCCCGTATGACCGCCGCCGGTGCACAACTGGTGAACTGGTTCGCCGTAGCCTGCGAACTGCAGCGCGACTGGCGCAACGACATGGAAGGCCTGGCCAACCTGTTGTCCCAGCGCATCCCGAACTACCGCAACCTGATGAACAGCTACTCGGCCTTCACTGCGAAATAA
- a CDS encoding amidohydrolase, which translates to MNADLILFNGQFHTVDRENPRASAVAISDGRFVAVGTDAEAMALRGSATQVIDLKGRCVIPGLNDSHLHLIRGGLNYNLELRWEGVPSLADALRMLKEQADRTPTPQWVRVVGGWNEFQFAEKRMPTLAELNQAAPDTPVFVLHLYDRALLNRAALRVAGYTKDTPNPPGGEIVRDSNGEPTGMLVARPNAMILYSTLAKGPKLPLEYQVNSTRQFMRELNRLGLTSAIDAGGGFQNYPDDYQVIEQLAKDQQLTVRIAYNLFTQKPKEELTDFKNWTSSVTLHQGDDFLRHNGAGEMLVFSAADFEDFLEPRPDLPQTMEDELEPVVRHLVEQRWPFRLHATYNESISRMLDVFEKVNRDIPFNGLPWFFDHAETITPQNIERVRALGGGIAIQDRMAFQGEYFVERYGAKAAEATPPIKRMLAEGVPVGAGTDATRVSSYNPWTSLYWMVSGRTVGGLELHAEGLPRSTALELFTHGSAWFSSEQGKKGMIKVGQLADVAALSADFFSVEEEAIKWIESVLTVVGGKVVYAAGDFEKLGPASVPVLPDWSPVAKVPGHWRPTSPMQAQVHHCSGPCGVHAHSHDRARMSNVPVSDFAGFWGAFGCSCFAF; encoded by the coding sequence ATGAACGCCGATCTGATTCTGTTCAATGGTCAATTTCATACGGTTGACCGGGAAAACCCACGCGCCAGCGCCGTCGCCATCAGCGATGGTCGCTTCGTCGCGGTGGGCACCGACGCCGAGGCCATGGCCCTGCGCGGTTCAGCCACCCAGGTCATCGACCTCAAGGGTCGCTGCGTGATCCCGGGCCTCAACGACTCGCACCTGCACCTGATCCGTGGCGGCCTGAACTACAACCTCGAACTGCGCTGGGAAGGCGTGCCGTCGCTGGCCGATGCGCTGCGCATGCTCAAGGAGCAGGCCGACCGCACGCCGACGCCACAATGGGTGCGGGTGGTCGGTGGCTGGAACGAATTCCAGTTCGCCGAAAAGCGCATGCCGACCCTGGCCGAACTCAACCAGGCGGCGCCGGACACCCCAGTGTTCGTCCTGCACCTGTACGACCGCGCCTTGCTCAACCGCGCCGCGCTGCGCGTGGCCGGCTACACCAAGGACACGCCGAACCCGCCGGGTGGCGAGATCGTGCGTGACTCCAACGGCGAGCCGACCGGCATGCTGGTGGCGCGTCCCAACGCCATGATTCTGTACTCGACCCTGGCCAAGGGGCCGAAGCTGCCGCTGGAATATCAGGTCAACTCGACGCGTCAGTTCATGCGTGAACTCAACCGTCTGGGCCTGACCAGCGCCATTGATGCCGGCGGTGGTTTCCAGAACTACCCGGACGATTATCAGGTGATCGAGCAGTTGGCCAAGGACCAGCAGCTGACCGTGCGCATCGCCTACAACCTGTTCACCCAGAAGCCCAAGGAAGAGCTGACCGACTTCAAGAACTGGACCAGCAGCGTGACCCTGCACCAGGGCGACGACTTCCTGCGCCACAACGGCGCCGGCGAAATGCTGGTGTTCTCGGCGGCGGATTTCGAGGACTTCCTCGAGCCACGTCCGGACCTGCCACAAACCATGGAAGACGAGCTGGAGCCGGTGGTGCGCCACCTGGTCGAGCAGCGCTGGCCGTTCCGCCTGCACGCCACCTACAACGAATCCATCAGCCGCATGCTCGATGTGTTCGAGAAGGTCAACCGTGACATCCCGTTCAATGGCCTGCCGTGGTTCTTCGACCACGCCGAAACCATCACCCCGCAGAACATCGAGCGGGTGAGGGCGCTGGGCGGTGGCATCGCGATCCAGGACCGCATGGCGTTCCAGGGCGAATACTTCGTCGAGCGCTACGGCGCCAAGGCGGCCGAAGCCACCCCGCCGATCAAGCGCATGCTGGCCGAAGGCGTGCCGGTGGGTGCCGGCACCGATGCCACTCGCGTGTCCAGCTACAACCCGTGGACTTCGCTGTACTGGATGGTCAGCGGCCGCACCGTCGGCGGCCTGGAACTGCACGCCGAAGGGCTGCCACGCAGCACTGCGCTGGAACTGTTCACCCACGGCAGCGCCTGGTTCTCTTCCGAGCAGGGCAAGAAAGGCATGATCAAGGTCGGCCAACTGGCTGACGTCGCCGCCCTGAGCGCGGACTTCTTCAGCGTCGAGGAAGAAGCGATCAAGTGGATCGAGTCGGTGCTGACCGTGGTCGGCGGCAAGGTGGTGTACGCCGCTGGCGACTTCGAAAAACTCGGGCCGGCCAGTGTGCCGGTGCTGCCGGACTGGTCGCCGGTGGCGAAAGTCCCGGGCCACTGGCGTCCGACTTCGCCGATGCAGGCCCAGGTTCACCATTGCAGCGGGCCGTGCGGCGTGCATGCGCACAGCCATGATCGCGCGCGGATGTCGAACGTGCCGGTCAGCGATTTCGCCGGCTTCTGGGGCGCCTTCGGCTGCTCGTGCTTCGCGTTCTGA
- a CDS encoding lytic transglycosylase domain-containing protein, with translation MKTLTAGLLGCVLLAGAAQADVFVSVDANGGYVLSNVHRPGRTYERVIREPQSSLVSLDQQPQMIARQPFAELVSAAATANQLPAALVHAVIQAESAYDPSARSAKGAVGLMQLMPDTAREMGVTDAYDPKANIQGGTKYLKRLLTLFDNDIALAVAAYNAGPQAVLSRGGVIPPFAETQRYVPSVLRQYRRLQGLAADAPL, from the coding sequence ATGAAAACACTCACCGCGGGATTGCTCGGTTGTGTGCTGCTGGCGGGCGCTGCCCAGGCCGATGTCTTCGTTTCCGTGGACGCCAATGGCGGCTACGTGCTGTCCAACGTCCACCGCCCCGGGCGCACCTATGAACGGGTGATCCGTGAGCCGCAATCGTCGCTGGTCAGCCTCGATCAACAGCCGCAGATGATCGCCCGGCAGCCCTTTGCCGAGCTGGTGTCGGCGGCCGCCACGGCCAATCAATTGCCGGCGGCGCTGGTGCATGCGGTGATCCAGGCCGAGTCCGCCTACGACCCCAGCGCGCGGTCGGCCAAAGGGGCGGTGGGCTTGATGCAGCTCATGCCCGACACCGCCCGGGAAATGGGGGTGACCGATGCCTACGATCCCAAGGCCAACATCCAGGGCGGTACCAAATACCTCAAGCGCCTGCTGACCCTGTTCGACAACGACATCGCCCTCGCCGTGGCCGCCTACAACGCCGGGCCGCAAGCGGTGCTCAGCCGCGGCGGGGTGATCCCGCCCTTTGCCGAAACCCAGCGTTATGTCCCCAGCGTGCTGCGCCAGTACCGCCGTTTGCAGGGCCTGGCAGCGGACGCGCCGTTGTAA
- a CDS encoding alpha/beta hydrolase codes for MNIVKKTLTASLLALAVGNAFAAGSPGVEHNTQAFLEALAAGGGKPLEQLSPKDARAVLTGAQNSVKVDLSGVEVSDRAIKVDGQVIDLKIVRPANVKGDLPVFMFFHGGGWVLGDYPTHQRLIHDLVVGSGAVAVYVNYTPSPEAQYPTAINQAYAATRWVAEHGKEIGVDGKRLAVAGNSVGGNMAAVVALMAKEQKAPALRFQLLMWPVTDAQFETGSYQQFAEGHFLTKGMMKWFWDNYTTDKAERAQIHASPLQASAEQLKGLPAALVQTAEFDVLRDEGEAYARHLDAAGVPVTAVRYNGMIHDFGLLNPLSQIPEVKAAVRQAALELKTHLN; via the coding sequence ATGAACATCGTCAAGAAAACCCTGACCGCTTCCCTCCTCGCCCTCGCTGTCGGCAACGCTTTCGCCGCGGGCAGCCCAGGTGTCGAACACAACACCCAGGCCTTCCTCGAAGCCCTCGCCGCCGGGGGTGGCAAGCCGCTCGAACAACTGAGCCCGAAAGACGCCCGTGCGGTGCTGACCGGTGCACAGAACTCGGTGAAAGTGGACCTGTCGGGTGTTGAAGTCAGCGACCGTGCGATCAAGGTCGACGGCCAGGTCATCGACCTGAAAATCGTCCGGCCGGCCAACGTCAAGGGTGACCTGCCCGTGTTCATGTTCTTCCACGGCGGCGGCTGGGTGCTGGGTGACTACCCGACTCACCAACGCCTGATCCACGACCTGGTGGTGGGCTCCGGAGCCGTCGCGGTGTACGTCAACTACACGCCTTCGCCGGAAGCGCAGTACCCGACCGCGATCAACCAGGCCTACGCCGCGACCCGTTGGGTGGCCGAGCATGGCAAGGAAATCGGCGTCGACGGCAAGCGCCTCGCGGTGGCCGGCAACAGCGTCGGTGGCAACATGGCAGCGGTGGTCGCGTTGATGGCCAAGGAACAGAAAGCCCCGGCGCTGCGCTTCCAGCTGCTGATGTGGCCGGTGACCGACGCACAGTTCGAAACCGGTTCCTACCAGCAATTTGCCGAAGGCCACTTCCTGACCAAGGGCATGATGAAATGGTTCTGGGACAACTACACCACCGACAAGGCCGAACGTGCGCAGATCCACGCCTCGCCGTTGCAGGCCAGCGCCGAACAGCTCAAGGGCCTGCCCGCCGCCCTGGTGCAGACCGCCGAGTTCGACGTGTTGCGTGACGAAGGTGAAGCCTATGCCCGTCACCTGGACGCGGCCGGTGTACCGGTTACCGCCGTGCGCTACAACGGCATGATCCACGACTTCGGCCTGCTCAATCCGCTGAGCCAGATTCCGGAAGTGAAAGCGGCGGTGCGCCAGGCGGCGTTGGAGCTCAAGACTCATCTGAACTGA
- a CDS encoding antibiotic biosynthesis monooxygenase gives MPESNRFDEVVTLVIKHRIKPGFEVPYEAWLRNIVSIAGQQEGHLGVDVIRGKNAGLDLFTCVLRFSSTEAMQRWLDSPQRMQLVNEAAPMLADGDQTEVNPVNEFWFAPTADNAPPPPPRWKQAFVTLVVILPHTLLVPMLWGPLLKLNAWLSNYVVATFLITLTIVLSVCYLFMPLATRLFAPWLSSSTPSKETR, from the coding sequence ATGCCTGAATCCAACCGTTTCGACGAAGTCGTGACCCTGGTCATCAAACACCGGATCAAACCCGGGTTCGAGGTGCCCTACGAAGCCTGGTTACGCAACATCGTCAGCATCGCCGGGCAGCAGGAAGGCCACCTGGGCGTGGACGTGATTCGCGGCAAGAACGCCGGCCTCGACCTGTTTACCTGCGTACTGCGTTTCAGCAGCACCGAAGCGATGCAGCGCTGGCTCGACTCACCGCAACGCATGCAGTTGGTCAACGAAGCCGCGCCGATGCTCGCCGATGGCGACCAGACCGAGGTCAACCCGGTCAATGAGTTCTGGTTCGCACCGACCGCCGACAACGCGCCGCCACCGCCACCACGCTGGAAGCAGGCGTTCGTCACGCTGGTGGTGATCCTGCCGCACACCCTGCTGGTGCCGATGCTGTGGGGCCCGCTCCTCAAGCTCAATGCCTGGCTGTCCAACTACGTGGTCGCCACGTTCCTGATCACGCTGACCATCGTGTTGTCGGTGTGCTACCTGTTCATGCCCCTGGCGACACGCCTGTTCGCCCCCTGGTTGTCCTCTTCCACTCCCTCCAAGGAAACGCGATGA
- a CDS encoding type II secretion system F family protein: MRFHLKAVGKAGVVSMSIEAQGDSEARRMVEDQGLRVVSLHAERHWRALRLQKRETFNLVLFSQELTTLLNAGLPLIDALESLAEKETAPQARKTLSELVRLLYEGKSFSQALGQLSAVFPPLYVALVQSSEKTGAVGDALGRYVSYRQRMDEVRQKIVSASIYPLLLLVVGGGVVLFLMGYVVPRFSLVFEGLGSDLPWLSQILMSSGMFLHAHQAEFFGGLAAIVVALAFLQRQPTFRRGVDRLVEKLPAVHQRIVMYELARFYRSLGILLQGGIPLVTAMGMVRNLLTVASRTRLDEACERVREGQSLSAALELNQLVTPVSLRLLRAGEQSGNLGQMMERSADFYDEEISRWIEWFVRLFEPLLMTFIGLLIGVIVILMYMPIFELASSIH, encoded by the coding sequence ATGCGTTTTCATCTGAAGGCGGTGGGCAAGGCCGGCGTGGTGTCGATGAGCATCGAGGCCCAGGGTGACAGCGAAGCGCGGCGCATGGTCGAAGACCAGGGCCTGCGCGTGGTCAGCCTGCACGCCGAGCGGCACTGGCGCGCGCTGCGCCTGCAAAAGCGCGAGACCTTCAACCTGGTGCTGTTCAGCCAGGAACTGACCACCCTGCTCAATGCCGGCCTGCCGTTGATCGACGCGCTGGAAAGCCTCGCGGAAAAGGAAACCGCGCCCCAGGCGCGCAAGACCCTGAGTGAACTGGTGCGCCTGCTCTACGAGGGCAAGTCGTTCTCCCAGGCCCTGGGCCAGTTGTCGGCGGTGTTTCCGCCGCTGTACGTGGCGCTGGTGCAGTCCAGCGAAAAGACCGGCGCCGTGGGCGATGCCCTGGGACGTTATGTCAGCTATCGCCAGCGCATGGACGAGGTCCGGCAGAAGATCGTCAGTGCGTCGATCTATCCGCTGCTGTTGCTGGTGGTCGGCGGTGGCGTGGTGCTGTTCCTGATGGGCTACGTGGTGCCACGGTTCAGCCTGGTGTTCGAAGGGCTGGGCTCGGACCTGCCGTGGCTGTCGCAGATCCTGATGAGCAGCGGCATGTTCCTCCATGCCCATCAGGCGGAGTTCTTCGGTGGCCTGGCGGCGATCGTCGTCGCCCTCGCGTTCCTGCAACGACAACCAACCTTTCGTCGGGGCGTGGACCGTCTGGTCGAAAAACTTCCGGCGGTGCACCAGCGCATCGTCATGTACGAACTGGCGCGTTTTTATCGCTCGCTGGGCATTCTGTTGCAGGGCGGTATTCCCCTGGTCACCGCCATGGGCATGGTCCGCAACCTGCTCACTGTCGCCTCGCGCACACGCCTGGACGAAGCCTGCGAACGGGTGCGTGAAGGCCAGTCGCTGTCGGCCGCGCTGGAGCTCAACCAGCTGGTGACGCCGGTGTCCCTGCGCCTGCTGCGGGCCGGCGAACAGTCCGGCAACCTCGGGCAGATGATGGAGCGCAGCGCCGATTTCTACGACGAGGAAATCAGCCGCTGGATCGAATGGTTCGTGCGTTTGTTCGAGCCGTTGCTGATGACCTTCATCGGCCTGTTGATCGGCGTGATCGTGATCCTGATGTACATGCCGATCTTCGAACTGGCCTCAAGCATTCACTGA
- a CDS encoding mechanosensitive ion channel domain-containing protein, whose amino-acid sequence MSFLSNHLLTLSALLLLIDTVLWHLAPFKHRVTKVGVRLVMFVLFNAIGINAGVSPLQAPSFVDDRVAQLGATALGILWWLYAARALTEVIGLVLMRRIGHSGRLLQDVIGALVFLAASVAAAGYVLELPVKGLLATSGVVAIVVGLALQSTLSDVFSGIVLNTTKPYQVDDWIVIDGVEGKVVDIDWRATHLLTGAGTTAVVPNSVAAKAKIVNLSRPNNMFGVSISIHIPNNIRPRRVLDALERTLRGSSRLLASPAPKAVLKEAGETMSEYVVSGFIAELGKKSEVRNQLFDLAHRHLEAAGISRRLDGVIEPATRARSLLDEVKIFRSLSEDERDQMAQSMVAQQYAAGQVVLELDEVPDSLMVIATGVVSATVPDGNGHTEAGRMGPSEVMGEQSILGDTPSQATFTTLTSCIIYRIDKALVRGCMEQRVEVGRALNKLQAVRTQNSRLALMAKPAPIKKGGFLSWMQKK is encoded by the coding sequence ATGTCCTTCCTCTCCAATCACCTGCTGACTCTCAGCGCCCTGCTCCTGCTCATCGACACCGTGCTCTGGCACCTCGCGCCGTTCAAGCATCGCGTCACAAAGGTGGGTGTGCGCCTGGTGATGTTCGTGTTGTTCAACGCCATCGGCATCAACGCCGGGGTCAGTCCGTTGCAGGCGCCGTCGTTCGTCGATGATCGCGTGGCGCAACTGGGGGCCACGGCCCTGGGGATTCTCTGGTGGCTGTACGCTGCGCGGGCACTGACCGAGGTGATCGGCCTGGTGCTGATGCGGCGCATCGGCCATAGCGGCCGCCTGCTGCAGGACGTGATCGGCGCGCTGGTGTTTCTCGCCGCCAGCGTTGCCGCTGCCGGTTACGTGCTGGAGTTGCCGGTCAAGGGGTTGCTGGCGACCTCCGGGGTGGTGGCGATCGTGGTCGGTCTGGCGTTGCAGAGCACCTTGAGCGACGTGTTTTCCGGCATCGTGCTCAACACCACCAAGCCGTATCAGGTGGATGACTGGATTGTGATCGACGGCGTGGAAGGCAAGGTGGTCGATATCGACTGGCGCGCCACGCACCTGCTGACCGGCGCCGGCACCACCGCCGTGGTGCCCAACTCGGTGGCGGCCAAGGCGAAGATCGTCAACCTGAGCCGGCCGAACAACATGTTCGGGGTGTCGATCAGCATCCACATTCCCAACAACATTCGTCCGCGCCGGGTGCTGGACGCCCTGGAGCGCACATTGCGCGGCAGCAGCCGTCTGCTGGCCAGCCCGGCGCCCAAGGCGGTGCTCAAGGAAGCGGGCGAAACCATGTCCGAGTACGTGGTCAGCGGCTTCATCGCCGAACTGGGCAAGAAAAGCGAAGTGCGCAATCAACTGTTCGACCTGGCGCATCGGCACCTCGAAGCAGCAGGCATTTCGCGTCGGCTCGACGGCGTGATCGAACCGGCCACCCGCGCCCGCTCGCTGCTCGACGAGGTGAAGATTTTCCGTTCCCTGAGCGAGGACGAACGCGACCAGATGGCCCAGTCCATGGTGGCCCAGCAATACGCGGCCGGCCAGGTCGTGCTGGAGCTGGACGAAGTACCGGACAGCCTGATGGTCATCGCCACCGGCGTGGTCAGCGCCACCGTACCGGACGGCAACGGGCACACCGAAGCCGGGCGCATGGGCCCCAGTGAAGTGATGGGCGAACAGAGCATCCTCGGCGACACCCCTTCCCAGGCGACATTCACCACGCTGACCTCGTGCATCATCTACCGCATCGACAAGGCGCTGGTGCGCGGCTGCATGGAGCAGCGCGTGGAAGTGGGCCGGGCATTGAACAAGTTGCAGGCGGTGCGCACGCAGAACAGCCGATTGGCGTTGATGGCCAAGCCTGCGCCGATCAAGAAGGGCGGGTTTCTGAGCTGGATGCAGAAGAAATGA